Sequence from the Vanacampus margaritifer isolate UIUO_Vmar chromosome 18, RoL_Vmar_1.0, whole genome shotgun sequence genome:
caactcaaaatcagtcacattcaaaaacattggactgcctttgcttttaaaaactatcactgagaatatcatcatatctaactaatgtgattactaagttaacacataaataatgttgaatagttcaaatttcatgaacaaataattgtatcttgaccaaatgaaaagtaactcatattagagcataccacaaatgtctttgttatagcagaagatgttatctgtcggagtcatgtgcatacacaatgaactacaaaaaaaaaaaaaaaatcgaatttttttttttggggggagataaaaaaaaagcggaattccgcgaattagcggaaaaatcacatccctgtatatattCTCAGTTATAGTATTTACTAGATGCCAGAAAGAACAAGTACACAGCTGTAAAACCTTTTCTGCTggaatgcggaagaaggtctaatctgttcAAAATGGTTTCTACTCTTCTACTGTCTTGGTAGGTTGGCTCAGCCTAGCCCGTGTGCAAATTTGTGATCTGATGGTCTCAACTGGTTTCAACCAGAAAAGTGTGCCAGAGTGCAAATAGACGGCTTTGCTCAAGTCACCTGCCCAATTattaagaggcctaatctaaACACTGGACCAAGAATTGACACCTCTGTGCCAGATGCGTTTTGGCAGAGCGTTTTACAAACCGGAAACGTCATGATTCGACTGCTATTGCATGCGCTTTTGACTTGCGAAAATGGTTGACAAGAagccgattattattattatagcccTGTGGCCTGCCACGCTTAGGTCATTCTGTTCTTTAGCATTTTAGGCTAGTTGTGATTGCTCAAGATTGCTGGTActgtgcggggggggggggggggggttgagaatGCTAGAACCGAAGAGGCCTTTCATGTGACAGGCATAAGGTGCCAAGACTTGACAACTAAAAAaaaggctcatcactctatgtAAAGCTTTCACTAATTCCAGACCGCACTTTCCACTAAATATCAAAAAGATCACAAAATTACCACAAGTGGGGGCTTCATCACACAACACAAGGATGACACAAACAAGTCACAGCTACACTTGACACCACAGAGCACCCACGACAACTACATGCATAAGAGAAGATACACAAGGTGTTTACAAAGAGTTTACAAACTAGTCGTGTTTGCGGTGACGGGACTTGTGATTGGTCGATCAACCTCACTCCCTTCCTCCTTCTGCTCCTCCCCTCCGAGTGTCGGCCTACTCTTCCTTCCGCTCGGGCTGCTCAACGTCAGCTCTCTCGGCACTAGCAGACGGTGTGGATGTGGTGCCGGTGGTGCCGGTGGCTGATGGAGCTAGCGGTGCGGTGCGTGCAGGGCAGGAACGTCTAGAAGCTCATCTAGATGGTTCTGAAAAGGACCTGGCAGCTCCCTCGCTCCTCAAAAGGTGTTGTCACCTCTAACTTTGGTTCAGCTTCCTTGGGAATGGTTTGGTCCAGAGTGTAAGGTGCATGCTTATTGTCACTTGCTCTACTTTTTGGGTGGCTTTTGGCTAAACTGACTCCACAGACGGtggaagctttaaaaaaaaaaaaaaaaaaaaaaaggaaatctttTTCCTGGATGATTTTTATCAGATTTTATCGATTGActgttttgttgatttttttgctccattttatttattgttatgtgTATCTAACTGTGTAAACATGATTCTTAATCACTTGTGCTTTCAAAACTGAGTCTCCATTTGGCTTGGATGACTGGAATTCTAAATTTAATAGATGAACTCTCCAAGGAGTAAAAATCCTGAACttgcatattttgtatttgacCTCTCTGGGTTCTGTGCTTCTTATTGctacatgctttaaaaaaacaacaaaaaaaacgttcctATTTTCTCGTTGGCTGAGCGAGGGTTCTATCGGTACCAACGACCTAATACTGCCATCTTTAAAAGTGAGGGTCATTGGTGTCGCTACCGGTGTTCAATGTTTCTTCATCTTGAGATGGTGCAGAGGGGCAATTTGAGTTATAAGAGAAAGTGCAAACAAAATCCTCAAAAGTGTCCAAAAGTTTGTCCAAAGGACCAACGGAATTCATGAAATAATCTGTGAGATAATTTGAGCAATTTGCATAGTTTTCAATATCTAAACTTGAACCTGAAGATATATCAAAATCATCTATAGTGCTTGGACAGTCAGAAAGACTATCAGTAGTTTTATCAGGTGACACGTTTAGTCCCGTTTTAAATGTAGTGAATTTGGTGTTGGCGGTTGTGTCTCTGCCAGCAGTGTTTGATATTTCTAGCTGGACAGTAGTCGCCTGCACAGGGACCTGAGGGATACACACGGGGTCTTGATAACTGTTGTCTACCTCCGTGTCCCTGACCCTGTACCTGCCCGCTGAGTAGGAATGCTCACCAATTTGAAAAAACTGGAGCCTCTCCTCCACCATGTCCCTCTTGCTCATGTCAATCGCACCACTGCGCGTCATCTCAAACATCTTCCCTTCGTGGAACAGGAAGGGGTTGGGCTCGCTCGTCGGTGTGCTATCGTCTGTCGGCGTGCGGGCGGGGGTGCTGTCGGGCGTGGTGGCCTGAGATTGCTCGTCGACTGCCAGTCCAAAAGGCTTTGGCTCGCCGTTGCTGGCCTGCGTTCCTCCCATGTCGACGATATCTTCTTCAGCACCTTTACTGGGCCAGGGGTCAAAGTCCAAGCCTTTAGTCGCAACAGTCTTAAAAGGAGAGTTAAACTCTTCTTCTAACTTATAGCTAAAGTATGTATCTGAAAAGCCTTCTTTAGCTGGGAGTTTCTGTCCATTCGTTTCAACACCGTCTTTTTGAGCGTCATTAGAGTTCCTACCATCCAATGGTATGTCTTTCTGGTCCTTCAGACATTCCTCtggaattttttcttcttcaataaCTTCTAGTTTAGTTTGAGGAAAAGAGCGGTCTAAGGGCCTGAAAGTGTCAGTCGCCCAGACATCTCGCCTGCTGTCCAGAGGGCCTAACGACTTTAAGTCAGCTTGTTCATACAGACCATCATCCTCATCTTGGAGGTCATACCCATCTAGGGAGTCTATCTCGGTTGCATCAGTGTCATGAGAAAATTCAGCTGTTGTGGCTAATGAACAGTCTGTTATGGACTGGTCGTTTCCGTTTTGTTCACATTCATAGTCCTCTCCCTTACCGTTGGACCCATTGGTTCCAACAAGAGGTTCGTtgtcatttccatttttgtcatgttttttcacCTTGACCTGATTTTCTTTCTCCCTTTTCGTTTGGTTATCCTCTTCCCGAGGAGCTTTGAAAGTGAATTTTTTAGAGGGAATCGGTTGAAAGATTGACTCTTCATCATTGTCGTCCTCACCATTGGACTGACTATTATCCACCTCAGGTAGCACTGGCGAAGGGGGCTGGATACGTATTATTGGTTCAATCAGCAGCTTCTGGTGTTCTTCCTTTAAATTCACCTCCATCATTTCCGTCTCCGTTTCCGACGAAGCGCAGGAACCTTTCTTGTCTGGATCAGATGTTTCTGAGAGGTCCAAAGGAGGTGGTGGAGGAAATTCAATGTATGCGACGCCTTTGTCTTTGGAGGCTTCCTGCCCCGTTTTTTCGTCATACCCATTGACTGTGCTTTTTTGCAGAATGGAACTATTCTCTAATCTCTGATAATTATCAGTCATTATCATTTCCTGCATGTTAGCATTAACGAGGTCTGCTTTAGCAGCATGGATGCTAGTTTTGATTTCAGTTAAGGTCTCTTTAAAAGAAATGATGGCTCCTCCTCGGTCATCTTCTAATTCCTCAGATACTTCCATGATTGGGCTGGGCTTATCTGGCACCAACCCCATGAAGCCATCAGGGGTTTTTGCGGTAAGGTCATAGCTGACCTCCTCGGAGCTGGGGGTCTCTGGTGTAAGGGGGCTTTTCCCTGAGCTATCTATGAAGGAGATCTGTTCTAGGGTGTCATCATCTGGGCTGAGGGGTCCAAGTCCAGAAACAGACTTCTGTTTGACAGCATGTAGTGCCCCTTTAGCCTCCCTTTCAGCCTGGCGGCCAACCTGTAGGCTAACGTAAACAGGTAAAGTTTTAATGCCTTTGAAATGTTCGTTGGTTGCTGCGGCAGCGGGAGGTGTTGTGACTTTTTCCAGAATGTCTCTGGAACTAAGTAAGTTATTAGAATTTGAATCTTTAGGGGCGTTATCAAGGAGCTCAAacgaaacattttcatttgttttggtgGCTGTTGCTTCAAAGCTTTTACTTTTACATAACGTTGGAATCTGTGAGGGTTTTGTTACTGAACGTTTCTTAGGCAGGTCATTTTCATTATAACTGGATGTGGTTCTTACAGGAATCTGAGATTCTGACTTTTTCCTtaagtttttattaattaagtCATCGCTATCGATTCTTGAAACCTCAGTTAAGACATTTTTTGTGACATGATGTTTGTCAGCATTGCTATCTTTCTCTGAAAATGTTCTTTGCAGTGACAAATTTGGGATGTTTCTATTTGAAAATAGTTTTGGGGACTTGGGTGACGTCAAAGCCACTTTGGTGTCATCTctgtcatcattattattttggggCCTCTCCTCCTGTGAGGTTTCagtaacttttgtttttctatcAGCAAAAAACTGGTAAATTGGGAGTTTGCTCTCCTGTAATTTCTTTACAGAAGGTTTCGGCTGAACTGGAGGGGGTGTTTTGCTTGGCCTAGACTGGGATTGTTTCTGAACCTCGGAttcaaacttcattctcacagaAGTGACTTTGGATGCTGATTTTATGTGGGAAGGAGAGGAGGGCTCAGACTCACAGGTCTTAGGTTGTTGGATTTTCTGAGGACTGCCTGGCAAGCTAGAGCTTTTCTTTTCAGCAGGTAAAACGCTACCAAATGTTTGACTAACGGAAGGCTCCCTGAGTTTGGTTTTATTAAATGCCTCGTCCCCTGTCTTAGTTTTCTGAGGGCTGCTGCATGCTGAGCTTGGCCAGGACCTCGGTTCTTTGAGTTCTCGTCGGACGGGCTTTCTCTCGGGTGACTGAAGCTCATCGTTGAGCTTTTCTGTTTTATCACGGAAGAACTGGGAAACCTCACAGAGTTTTTCTTCCGCTTCTTTTACACTTTGATCCACCCTGTCCTCATAAAGGAGCTTATCCCTGCTCCTGTCATGTTTATCCTCAGTAAATCTCATCCAGACTGCATGTTTGGGGCTACCTTGTTCAGTTGAATAATGGAGCACTGTAACTTTATCAAACTGTGGTGATTCATCCCTCTGCAAAAATGTTCCCGCTTTCGGGGACCCATCTTTTGAGGACTTAGATACAAACTCCCTTTTGGGGCTATCTTGCTGCTCAGATGTTAGGTTCCTGTCAGTCTTCATTGCAGAATCTTCTGTGGCGGAATGACGTGTCGACGATGTGTCTAGTTTCTCGGAGAGGAGCATTTTTTCAGCAAACCTGTAGGACTCGCCTCTGATTTCAGAGAACTCATCATCACAGTATTCTATGGAATGCTGGCTCAGCAGTTTTAGGGCTTTATAGGAATCATCAGCTATCAGTTGAGCAGAGCTTGGCCGACTGTCCTCCTCCTGTGAAACAGGTGTGTTAACGCGAGATGTTTCCAAGAAAGTGGGGAGGTATTCTTCAGCAATCAGTTCCTCTTCTTCCTGCTGGCTCTCATCATAATCAAGCATTTCCTTAATGGGCCGCTCCCCTTTATAAACATAAAGCTCAGGGTGTTTCTTAGTTTCCCTGATATAAACCTCAGTCGGCTCTGCTGTGCTGTGGCCTTTCTCAATATGAACCTCAATTATCCGTTCTACTTTGGGTTTGGATTTAACGTCCCTGTCGAGAAATCTTGGCGACAGCTCGTCGCCTTTCACTGAGTCCTGGTtagctttgtgttcaaatagGTCTGCCAGTTCTTTGGATGGGTCCCGGCCAGACTGGAAGGCTTTCATGAGGTCTCGCACTGACATGGTTTCCTCAATACCCTCTGCTGTATCAGTGAGCTGAGGCTTATGATAGACCATTCTGGTTGTAGTGGTAATATGAGTTTCCTCTTTAAGACACATGCTCATTGAATCCTCCTCTGGAATCGTCATTTGGGTGGAGGCGACTGAGCTTCCTGAAGCTGCACCTGACTCAGCAGAAGGAAGAGCAGAAGCAGTCTCTTCCACTAGGAGAGGCGCATCTGAGAGGCTCTGAACATAGGCCTCCTCTAACATGGTCTCGGAAACACTAGGAGGGATGGGAGTGTCAGTAAATAAAGGCTTGGGTTCTGTGCTTTCTGCACTCTGGGGAGCAGAAGGTGTCTTTTCACTCCTAGTCTCAAAGCCGCTGTCAGACAGCGGACTCTTATCCTGCTCATGAGACAGCTCCTCTGGGGACTCGAGAATGGTGTCACCCCCCTGATAAGACTCCGCAAGTTTGCTTAGGTCCTTCTCGGATGGAGACCTGAGCATGCCCGACACCGGCGGTGGCATTTTCAGTTTGTGCTCCTGTATTGTCATAGATGGCTTCAGAATACGTTTTTGTTTCTCTTCCCCTTCACCTTTTGCCTCCTCATACCTGCTTTTCAATTCTGCCATTTTGGAGAGGGAGCTAGCCCCAATATCATTAGTTAAATAGTCTACCACTTTAGCCAAATCAAGGTCATTGTTCGATTGGAGCTTAAGCAGATGTGAGCGCTCATCGAAGGTGTTTTGGTCAGAGAGTGCATTTCTTTGGGCCTCCTCAATTTCATCTGTGGAAAATTCCTCCCACCCCTCCGCTACAACATTCTCCTTACTTTCATTCACAATGTCCTTCTGTAATATCTCGCTCACCTTCACTAAATCTTCCTTCACTTTCTCAACAAGTGTGTATGGCTCATCATCCTCTAACTTGGCCTCACGAGGAGTGCTTGTGTGTGATGTCTGGACCCTTTTAGCGGCcgtctgtgtgtctgtctgtaaGATGGCTGTCATTCTCATCAGGTCTTCTTTCATGTCTGCTACATCTTTTAGCATCTCCTGGTTGGAGGCAGTGGCGTGATGAATGATGGGTGGCGTGATGTAGGGGGGCGATTTCAACTGGGAGTTAATTTTGGAGGCCGTAACGCAGGACAACATGGATGAAGAGGGCAAGGTGCGAGGGGAATCAGGAAGTGCCATTTTGAGAGAGCCTGGCCCTGGTTTAACAGCGGTCTCGGACACGACGCTGACCAATGAGTATACAGGTACAGTCATCGTATTTGAGGTAACTGCAGGTACTGAGGAGGCAGCAGCAGATCTCAGAGAACTGTAAGCAGAATTTGCTGAAGCAGATCTAAGGGGGGATGACGGTGATTTAAGCGTGCCATAGCCTGGTGCAGAATAGGAGTCAATGGCTTCATTTATAGCGGCGCTGATGCCAGATGTTGCTGCCTGGGTGGTGGCTTGGATTCTCTCTTGAAGACTTCTCTCTGACGGGTGCCGGGAAGAAGGTGAGGAAGGCGTAGACGAGGATGACACATATTTGACAGGTGAAACGTTCCCGTTCACCATGGACAGTTCAGACGATGCAATGGTTGTCTTCCCTGTCGAGGACGGCGACGACAAGGAGGTTTTCCCTCCTCGTGCTGACAAAGTTGAATCCGAAGAGGTTTTTAAAGAGGACAGGGTGGAGAGGCTTTTAGTAGAGGGAGGATTTGGCGCTGCTGTGTCTATCTTAAAAGGCATACTAGAACTGTAGATGCTGTACGGTTTCTTTGGTGAGATTGGAGCAGCTGTGGACTTATCTGGTGTGTAACCATTGGGAATGGAGTGAATTGGAGAGGTCCTTGACGCGTAGGGTGAAGAGAGACTTTTGATTGAAGCAGCATCTGTGGCAGGTTTATATGGACTTCCGGAGGACACCAAGTTGGCAGAGGCCTGTACAGGATACTGACCCTGCTGGACAACTGTTTTAATGGGTGATGGTATAGCCCTGTAAGACCTGACAGGGGACGAAGGGAGTATGTCGGGGGAAGCCAGGTTGGGTGCTTGCAATGGAGCTCCCATGCTGGCTCTAATTGGAGAAGAACATGCAGGTGATGGGGAGAAGGGCCAGGCAGATTTCAGTGGAGAAGCAGCTGCTGAGCTGGCCGGTGAATCGGCAGCGAGGACGGAGCCGCCCACTCCGCCGAGCCTTGCTTGGCCAGGGACGGTAAGAGGAGCAGTCGACCATGGGGGGTAAGGTCTGGTTGGAAAGACAGGTTTGTGAGGGTGACCAGCAGGCAGTGCTCTTGTGGCTGGTGCGCTTCGCTCAACTGCTGTTTCTTCAGCGGAATGTGGAGAAACAATGATGGAGAAGTAAtgggaaaataaatcaaaaggaTGTGGAGTAgtcaacaaaaatgggaaaagaaaagaagatgcGGAAGAAGAAGAGATCGGGGGGAGAGTTGGTCAGTGAAGCAGTTCTGTTattaaaagaacaacaaataGCAGTTTCATGAAATGCTCACATATTTAAGTATTTATCGACGATGGATTTAATTAAAAGTGTCTTCAGATATTGATCTCAAACACTGacaacaaccacaacaaaaTGGATGATTGAAATTGAAGCCCAAGAAAGcagcaaagtaaaaaacaaagacaatgacACTGAATTGGCAACAGAAACATGGCGGGACAAATGTACCAGGATTACTACAAAAGCAGCTCCGCTTTTTGGACATGAGACATTCTAACACCAGCAAATGGATTCTGCGTCTAATTCCAAACCACTTTAAAAGTGCCTTTTATCTGTTTGGTCCCAACGTTATCCTTAATGACAGGTCAGACAAGCCCTTTGcaatttatttgacaaaatgtgTCCTCCAACACTGACGTTTGGTCCATTTTGTCATGCACAGTCAATAAAAAGATGGTGACAAGCGGAGACTAAAGAAAGAAAACCAGCCAAACTCAAGACCTCTTAACATGCATGGCTGTCCCACACAAAAAATTCCCCACAACACCATAAAGAGCTGAAAAAGTCAGATGGGACAAATGAAAATCAAGCAAATCTTTCTTTGGCCACCCCTGCCGAAAAACCAGAAACATTGGGGCAGTTGGCCAGGCAAAGAAAGATTATGATGTTGctgaattttaaaacaaccaaagcCAAGAATTTATAACAACGTGGGCAAGCACTGCACAGCAGTTCCAAAAccattcatgcaaaaaaaaaaaaaaaagatgtaccaTGTCGTAAACAAGCATGTGGACAGTGCATGTTGTGTCAGGAAGAGAAATGTTCATCAACGCCTCGGACACATGAATCATGATAATCATCACGAgcgaagactttttttttttgttgttgttgttagtgaaaatgacaaaactcACTCAGTGCAGGCTCGGCCAGATAGCTGTAGCGCTTACGTAAGGCTAGCGATGCAAAGGTATGACGTCGCTCGGGCTTTTCAGTCTGCAA
This genomic interval carries:
- the LOC144037977 gene encoding ankyrin-3-like isoform X8, which translates into the protein MAHAASQLKKKADENLVAAEEEREKERKRARKRARGDVKKKTDVNACYLRAARAGNLEKALDYLKNGVDINICNQNGLNALHLASKEGHVEVVAELLQQGANVDAATKKGNTALHIASLAGQMEVVKELVTHNANINAQSQNGFTPLYMAAQENHLDVVHYLLENGSSQSIATEDGFTPLAVALQQGHDQVVSLLLENDTKGKVRLPALHIAARKDDTKAAALLLQSDHNADVESKMMVNRTTESGFTPLHIAAHYGNINVATLLLNRGAAVDFKARNDITPLHVASKRGNGNMVRLLVERGAKIEARTKDGLTPLHCGARSGHEQVVEMLLSRGAPILSKTKNGLSPLHMATQGDHLNCVQLLLHHDAPVDDVTNDYLTALHVAAHCGHYKVAKVIVDKKANPNAKALNGFTPLHIACKKNRVKVMELLLKHGASIQAVTESGLTPIHVAAFMGHENIVHQLINHGASPNTSNVRGETALHMAARAGQSNVVRYLVQNGARVDAKAKDEQTPLHISSRLGKQDIVQQLLANGASPDTTTNSGYTPLHLAAREGHREVAAALMDQGASLGITTKKGFTPLHVAAKYGKLEVANLLLQKNAAPDAAGKSGLTPLHVAAHYDNQKVALLLLKQGASPHGAAKNGYTPLHIASKKNQLEIATTLLEYGASTNSVTRQGITPLHLASQEGNVDVVTLLLARDASVNTGNKYGLTPLHLAAQEDKVNVAEVLVNHGATLDPETKLGYTPLHVACHYGNVKMVHFLLKNQAKVNTKTKNGYTALHQAAQQGHTHIINLLLHNGASPNELTTNGNSALSIARRLGYISVVDTLKVVTEETLTTQTVTEKHKMNVPETMNEVLDMSDDDACKANAPELITEDYMSDGDEEMDCGNICISYSCDDAMTGNTDKYLAPQDLRELGDDSLPQEGYMGFSVGARSQSLRSFSSDRSNTLNRSSFTRDSMMIEEMLAPGRDMHLAVAKDCDNDSLRRYSWTPDGMDNVNLVSSPIHSGFSSPLPQYDSRFLVSFMVDARGGSMRGSRHNGMRIIIPPRKCTAPTRITCRLVKRHKLASPPPMVEGEGLASRLVEVGPAGAHFLGKLHLPRMPPALNEGESLVSAVLQLGPRGTRFVGPVIVEIPHFGSMRGQERELILLRSENGETWKEHLYDCKTEELRQLLNGMDEELDSAEELQRKRICRIITKDFPQYFAVVSRIRQETHQMGPEGGTLSSRSVLLVQASFPEGALTKKIKVGLQAQPVPDETVKNILGNRATFSPIVTVEPRRRKFHKPITMTIPVPPLSGEGLSNGYKGDCTPCLRLLCSITGGTSPAQWEDITGTTPLTFVNDCVSFTTNVSARFWLADCHQIPETVGLASQLYRELICVPYMAKFVVFAKMNDPVESRLRCFCMTDDKVDKTLEQQENFEEVARSKDIEVLEGRPIYVDCYGNLAPLTKSGQQLLLNFYAFKENRLPFCVKVRDPSQEPCGRLTFLKECKSTKGLPQTAVCNLNITLPAAKKEMESDAEDETEKPERRHTFASLALRKRYSYLAEPALKTAVERSAPATRALPAGHPHKPVFPTRPYPPWSTAPLTVPGQARLGGVGGSVLAADSPASSAAASPLKSAWPFSPSPACSSPIRASMGAPLQAPNLASPDILPSSPVRSYRAIPSPIKTVVQQGQYPVQASANLVSSGSPYKPATDAASIKSLSSPYASRTSPIHSIPNGYTPDKSTAAPISPKKPYSIYSSSMPFKIDTAAPNPPSTKSLSTLSSLKTSSDSTLSARGGKTSLSSPSSTGKTTIASSELSMVNGNVSPVKYVSSSSTPSSPSSRHPSERSLQERIQATTQAATSGISAAINEAIDSYSAPGYGTLKSPSSPLRSASANSAYSSLRSAAASSVPAVTSNTMTVPVYSLVSVVSETAVKPGPGSLKMALPDSPRTLPSSSMLSCVTASKINSQLKSPPYITPPIIHHATASNQEMLKDVADMKEDLMRMTAILQTDTQTAAKRVQTSHTSTPREAKLEDDEPYTLVEKVKEDLVKVSEILQKDIVNESKENVVAEGWEEFSTDEIEEAQRNALSDQNTFDERSHLLKLQSNNDLDLAKVVDYLTNDIGASSLSKMAELKSRYEEAKGEGEEKQKRILKPSMTIQEHKLKMPPPVSGMLRSPSEKDLSKLAESYQGGDTILESPEELSHEQDKSPLSDSGFETRSEKTPSAPQSAESTEPKPLFTDTPIPPSVSETMLEEAYVQSLSDAPLLVEETASALPSAESGAASGSSVASTQMTIPEEDSMSMCLKEETHITTTTRMVYHKPQLTDTAEGIEETMSVRDLMKAFQSGRDPSKELADLFEHKANQDSVKGDELSPRFLDRDVKSKPKVERIIEVHIEKGHSTAEPTEVYIRETKKHPELYVYKGERPIKEMLDYDESQQEEEELIAEEYLPTFLETSRVNTPVSQEEDSRPSSAQLIADDSYKALKLLSQHSIEYCDDEFSEIRGESYRFAEKMLLSEKLDTSSTRHSATEDSAMKTDRNLTSEQQDSPKREFVSKSSKDGSPKAGTFLQRDESPQFDKVTVLHYSTEQGSPKHAVWMRFTEDKHDRSRDKLLYEDRVDQSVKEAEEKLCEVSQFFRDKTEKLNDELQSPERKPVRRELKEPRSWPSSACSSPQKTKTGDEAFNKTKLREPSVSQTFGSVLPAEKKSSSLPGSPQKIQQPKTCESEPSSPSHIKSASKVTSVRMKFESEVQKQSQSRPSKTPPPVQPKPSVKKLQESKLPIYQFFADRKTKVTETSQEERPQNNNDDRDDTKVALTSPKSPKLFSNRNIPNLSLQRTFSEKDSNADKHHVTKNVLTEVSRIDSDDLINKNLRKKSESQIPVRTTSSYNENDLPKKRSVTKPSQIPTLCKSKSFEATATKTNENVSFELLDNAPKDSNSNNLLSSRDILEKVTTPPAAAATNEHFKGIKTLPVYVSLQVGRQAEREAKGALHAVKQKSVSGLGPLSPDDDTLEQISFIDSSGKSPLTPETPSSEEVSYDLTAKTPDGFMGLVPDKPSPIMEVSEELEDDRGGAIISFKETLTEIKTSIHAAKADLVNANMQEMIMTDNYQRLENSSILQKSTVNGYDEKTGQEASKDKGVAYIEFPPPPPLDLSETSDPDKKGSCASSETETEMMEVNLKEEHQKLLIEPIIRIQPPSPVLPEVDNSQSNGEDDNDEESIFQPIPSKKFTFKAPREEDNQTKREKENQVKVKKHDKNGNDNEPLVGTNGSNGKGEDYECEQNGNDQSITDCSLATTAEFSHDTDATEIDSLDGYDLQDEDDGLYEQADLKSLGPLDSRRDVWATDTFRPLDRSFPQTKLEVIEEEKIPEECLKDQKDIPLDGRNSNDAQKDGVETNGQKLPAKEGFSDTYFSYKLEEEFNSPFKTVATKGLDFDPWPSKGAEEDIVDMGGTQASNGEPKPFGLAVDEQSQATTPDSTPARTPTDDSTPTSEPNPFLFHEGKMFEMTRSGAIDMSKRDMVEERLQFFQIGPQSPCERTDLRMAIVADHLGLSWTELARELEFSVEEINSIRVENPNSLTAQSFMLLKKWVHRDGKNATTDTLTAVLTKINRLDIVTLLEGPIFDYGNISGTRCFADDNAVFPDQSDGYHQIDAELRTSPDLHCAPPIPLRSDDFLRNGGIVDTPSRPSDLPLVREPPLVRVEDTSESPDNDRRAVQRRAMFEGAYAPYERQGGRRQEEEEEEEDEMTQDRLQSLLEDIKLEEEGLEDEEMTEEKVHAILEQVRQAEKDLCSLPGWRGGDAMATAVDEATAELGPNAEEGSPDSLADSLEQPAQSSKNEEDEQGGDRSARRVQWAQNVQCERVFDDDDEEEAEEELAEEESSSEEETTVTTRVFRRRVILKGEEARNVPGESVTEEQFTDSDGNLVTRKVIRKVVRRVVGSEQKDEVGEEGGAVVAVAPSGGARGGKGRRRGKRSRQGHKSGSGNNKQGRKSHS